A stretch of Podospora bellae-mahoneyi strain CBS 112042 chromosome 5, whole genome shotgun sequence DNA encodes these proteins:
- the NOP9 gene encoding Nucleolar protein 9 (COG:A; EggNog:ENOG503NV20; BUSCO:EOG09261BPJ), whose protein sequence is MGKNRKSKRQLIRDEKRAKKRGHENAEEEVRDAKRQRRTDGDEEHDADFIPLDGGNGDIPGFVIDTVGDKRRAHKHEGGEVEAEINGHGGGPGSFEREFFGMLAEEEQEYFRHADELLELNDFPSEEEKTIFLANVYKEAKGKELKLASSQSCSRLMERLILLSNTKQKKSMFDAFSGHFISLVTHRFASHCCEKLFLQSAPVVTQELAGEVPEEVPVEGQEEEELTENQKMSMEDLFLLTLDEFEEHLSFLLSDRYGSHALRVLLLVLAGRPLNQAGVKSLLQGKSKEYVTVEGAAANASELISQTRTVPSSFTAAIQKIIADSTANLDGAALRVLAKHPTGNPTLQLLLDLELSMAPKGKKKAKKGEEEERQEEPVKETLLEKLVPGAPASFAEETSPACEFVNSMVYDPVGSRLLETLITHCPGKVFKGLHAHIFGPRIQSFLRNDIASYPAIKVLNRLSKEDLADAVEKSLPEFGALLEKGRLNVVKTYFERCHVRNATPQLDQLLQALTKACNNNWKHIVPKLCPLEEENEEDKSKEKKFQPAEVKNKTALLSHGCQIVSTLLSIPGNPAKAMQTSLLALPADKILRMATLNAHTAGVVTKALSTPPQLPHFHKLFVATMLPNIIDMALTHHGNPIVCSIITMASKGDKDVPVVPFHLKENVMAKLEQRESQLRESWLGRNVWRSWKGDLWSHRRHDWVRWAKETNPEELRLAAAAGGAKTLEKQEEALKKRSEALQEEAFPEEMEEDQPEESEPVKVKKEKKEKKEKKEKKEKKEKKEKKEKKEKKPKVEEDAMEIDG, encoded by the coding sequence CACGACGCCGATTTCATCCccctcgacggcggcaaTGGAGATATCCCCGGATTCGTGATTGATACCGTCGGAGACAAGCGCAGGGCTCATAAAcatgaagggggagaggtagaGGCAGAGATCAACGGCCATGGCGGTGGTCCGGGAAGCTTCGAAAGGGAATTCTTTGGCATgctcgccgaggaggagcaggaatATTTCCGACACGCCGACGAATTACTCGAGTTGAACGATTTCCCatccgaggaggagaagaccaTCTTCTTGGCGAATGTCtacaaggaggccaagggcaaggagtTGAAGCTGGCCAGCTCGCAGTCTTGCTCGAGGctgatggagaggttgattcTGCTGTCGAATAcgaagcagaagaagagcatGTTTGATGCGTTTTCGGGGCACTTCATCAGTCTGGTCACGCACAGATTTGCGAGCCATTGCTGTGAGAAGCTGTTTTTGCAGAGCgcgccggtggtgacgcAGGAgttggctggggaggtgCCTGAGGaggtgccggtggagggtcaggaagaagaggagttGACCGAGAACCAGAAGATGAGCATGGAGGATCTGTTTCTGTTGACACTGGATGAGTTTGAGGAGCACCTTTCGTTCTTGCTGTCGGATCGATATGGGTCGCACGCCCTGCGTGTGCTGCTATTGGTTCTGGCCGGGAGACCTCTGAATCAGGCTGGTGTCAAGTCATTGCTGCAGGGCAAGAGCAAGGAGTATGTCACAGTCGAAGGTGCTGCGGCTAACGCGAGCGAGCTCATTTCACAGACAAGGACTGTTCCGTCCTCATTTACTGCCGCTATCCAGAAGATTATCGCCGATTCGACAGCAAACCTGGATGGAGCCGCCCTGAGAGTCCTGGCCAAGCACCCTACTGGAAATCCGACTTTGCAACTTTTGTTGGACTTGGAGCTCTCCATGGCGCcaaagggcaagaagaaggcgaagaagggcgaagaggaggagaggcaggaaGAGCCAGTCAAGGAGACACTACTCGAGAAGCTTGTGCCCGGCGCGCCGGCATCGTTCGCCGAGGAGACCTCGCCGGCATGCGAATTCGTCAACAGCATGGTCTACGACCCAGTCGGATCCAGACTTCTCGAGACGCTCATCACTCACTGCCCAGGCAAAGTCTTCAAGGGCCTGCACGCTCACATCTTTGGACCACGGATCCAGAGTTTCCTCAGAAACGACATTGCCTCGTACccagccatcaaggttctcaacCGTCTCAGCAAGGAAGATTTGGCCGATGCTGTTGAGAAGTCCCTCCCCGAGTTCGGAGCTCTGCTTGAAAAGGGGCGCCTCAATGTGGTCAAGACGTATTTTGAGCGCTGCCATGTTCGTAACGCGACTCCACAACTCGACCAGCTTCTTCAAGCGCTGACCAAAGCCTGCAACAACAACTGGAAGCACATCGTACCCAAGCTGTGCCCTCTTGAGGAAGAGAACGAGGAGGACAAGTCCAAAGAGAAGAAATTCCAGCctgccgaggtcaagaacaagactGCTCTCCTGTCGCATGGTTGCCAGATCGTCAGCACTCTGCTTTCCATCCCAGGGAACCCTGCCAAGGCGATGCAAACCTCTCTCTTGGCACTCCCAGCTGACAAGATTCTGCGCATGGCAACCTTGAATGCTCACACTGCCGGCGTCGTCACCAAGGCTCTCAGCACGCCACCTCAGCTCCCTCACTTCCACAAGTTGTTTGTCGCCACCATGCTGCCCAACATCATCGATATGGCCCTGACTCATCACGGCAACCCCATCGTCTgctccatcatcacaatGGCCTCAAAGGGTGACAAGGACGTGCCGGTGGTGCCTTTCCACCTGAAGGAGAATGTTATGGCTAAGCTCGAGCAGCGTGAGTCACAGCTGAGGGAGAGCTGGCTGGGGCGAAATGTGTGGAGGTCGTGGAAGGGTGATCTGTGGTCTCATCGCCGGCATGATTGGGTGAGGTGGGCAAAGGAGACGAATCCGGAGGAGTTGcggctggctgctgctgctgggggcgCCAAGACTCTGGAGAAGCAGGAAGAGGCGCTCAAGAAGAGGAGTGAAGCGCTACAAGAGGAGGCTTTCCCTGAGGAAATGGAAGAGGACCAACCAGAAGAGTCGGAGCCGGTGAAGGtgaaaaaggagaagaaagaaaagaaggagaagaaggaaaagaaggaaaagaaggaaaagaaggaaaagaaggaaaagaaggagaagaagccaaaagTAGAGGAGGACGCGATGGAGATTGATGGTTGA
- a CDS encoding hypothetical protein (COG:S; EggNog:ENOG503NZQX), giving the protein MPPKTVIAFDLYGTVLSTASISSSLSSVLSLPAEKAGELAGLWRRYQLEYTWRCNSMGRYTDFETITRSSLKHVIPEITAAQTDTVMASYNNLSVFPEVPDALATMAENGRLVEGYVFSNGTEQMMGASVNRSSDLGSLGAVFKGLVSVEGVGRYKPDAGVYEYLVGQVGRTEKKGVWLVSGNPFDVLGAKAAGLRACWVDREGGGWRDQLGEGLGVEGPDLVVRGVDEGVEGILERIRLGGEGGEV; this is encoded by the coding sequence ATGCCCCCCAAAACCGTCATCGCCTTCGACCTCTACGGCACCGTCCTCTCCACCGCGTCcatttcttcctctctctcgtCAGTGTTATCACTCCCGGCAGAAAAAGCAGGAGAGCTGGCTGGGTTGTGGCGGCGGTATCAACTGGAGTACACCTGGCGGTGTAATTCGATGGGGAGGTACACCGACTTCGAGACCATCacccgctcctccctcaagcACGTCATCCCTGAGATCACGGCTGCCCAGACCGACACTGTCATGGCAAGTTACAATAACTTGTCGGTGTTTCCTGAGGTTCCGGACGCGCTGGCGACGATGGCCGAGAATGGGAGGCTTGTTGAGGGGTATGTCTTTTCCAACGGGACAGAGCAAATGATGGGTGCGAGCGTGAATAGGAGTTCGGATTTGGGGAGTTTAGGGGCGGTGTTTAAGGGGTTGGTTAgcgtggagggggtggggaggtatAAGCCTGATGCAGGGGTTTATGAGTATCTGGTTGGGCAGGTTGGGCGGACagagaaaaagggggtttggttggtgagTGGGAATCCGTTTGATGTGCTTGGGGCGAAGGCTGCGGGGTTGAGGGCTTGTTGGGTTGAtcgggagggtggggggtggagggatcagcttggggaagggttgggggtggaggggccgGATTTGGTTGTtaggggggttgatgagggggttgaggggatTTTGGAACGGATCAGAttagggggggaggggggcgaaGTGTGA
- a CDS encoding hypothetical protein (EggNog:ENOG503P4CH), with the protein MGKRAPSTRPSETLQDNTAIREQKPTVSHKRRTSSTSQPAKSDTTMDKSVKSNLENKERAYVAASRRMDRSLEDRLKSAHQASEVHFQRTGKRFKITKENVEKGLWYDEIDDLPRHRLAEHTMDYQTRARYQEVDEQFNQVFGSVMPRAQAYPVQFTPTYSPYPPSHMSSMPMQLQMPVYSGVSKPLSQSPSFASQQSFGLDNMQYPYGPHEYPPRQRRTRRSISPASNSSATSREPAASVSPVSMGTSSNPTSPESEIDSSAAEIMASASRHNSFGHFSASNSPMLSQELSFQNFMTAAPNSSPDTLAQAIDPELHGSPTAYFANMSFEDMGSGYTDFVTGNDFQEQSHIAGDGTNNETFVASDTSPVASVDNWDDLLNSAEFEDVGTASQGSQGWERQG; encoded by the exons ATGGGTAAACGTGCACCATCAACACGACCGTCCGAGACGCTGCAGGACAACACAGCCATCAGAGAG CAAAAGCCAACCGTTTCCCACAAGCGAcgaacctcctcaacatctcagccagccaagaGCGACACAACCATGGACAAGTCTGTCAAGTCCAACTTGGAGAACAAGGAAAGAGCCTATGTGGCTGCTTCTCGTCGCATGGACCGAAGTCTCGAGGACCGCCTCAAATCCGCACACCAAGCATCCGAGGTTCACTTTCAGCGCACTGGCAAGCGCTTCAAAATCACCAAAGAAAATGTCGAGAAAGGACTGTGGTATGACGAGATTGATGACCTGCCAAGACACCGTCTGGCCGAACATACAATGGACTACCAAACTCGAGCCCGCTATCAGGAAGTCGACGAACAATTCAACCAAGTCTTTGGGAGTGTAATGCCCCGGGCCCAGGCATACCCAGTTCAGTTCACGCCAACATACTCGCCATATCCACCGTCACACATGTCTTCCATGCCAATGCAGCTTCAGATGCCCGTTTACTCGGGTGTGTCCAAGCCACTCTCGCAGTCTCCGTCTTTTGCTTCACAGCAGAGCTTCGGGCTCGACAACATGCAGTACCCGTATGGGCCGCATGAGtaccctcctcggcagcggcGCACCCGTCGCTCAATCAGCCCAGCATCAAACTCGTCAGCAACCAGCCGGGAGCCAGCTGCATCGGTCTCACCGGTCTCGATGGGTACGTCGAGCAACCCTACCTCACCCGAGAGTGAAATCGACAGCAGCGCCGCCGAGATCATGGCCTCTGCCTCGAGGCACAACTCGTTTGGTCACTTCAGCGCATCCAACTCACCTATGCTGTCCCAGGAGTTGTCGTTCCAGAACTTTATGACTGCCGCGCCCAACAGCAGTCCCGATACCTTGGCCCAGGCAATCGATCCTGAGCTTCATGGTTCTCCTACGGCCTACTTTGCCAACATGAGTTTTGAAGACATGGGCTCCGGTTATACGGATTTCGTCACCGGAAATGACTTTCAGGAGCAGTCACACATCGCCGGTGACGGAACCAACAACGAGACATTTGTCGCTTCTGATACATCGCCCGTTGCTTCGGTGGACAACTGGGACGATCTTCTCAATTctgccgagtttgaggacGTCGGTACGGCTTCCCAAGGATCCCAAGGCTGGGAACGCCAAGGGTGA
- a CDS encoding hypothetical protein (COG:G; EggNog:ENOG503NWRX) — translation MGEQQSTSSEQPPPPPQPKSISPYGPARSTVQGAPLTKEEVEQYNDFFKASLYLSLGMIYLRSNPLLTTPLDKSHFKARLLGHFGSAPGQIFTYMHFNRLIKKYDLDAIFISGPGHGAPAVLSQAYLEGTYSEVYPECSEDEEGLRKFFKQFSFPGGIGSHATPETPGSLHEGGELGYSISHAFGAVFDNPDLIAVTMVGDGEAETGPLATSWHSTKFLNPITDGAVLPILHLNGYKINNPTILARISHDELESLFRGYGYQPYFVEGDDVESMHQAMAATLEHCVLEIRKFQQQARTTGKAFRPMWPVVILRSPKGWTGPRKINGRLDYLEGYWRSHQVPLTDVHKNPEQFALLESWMRSYEPERLFIANGGRISSSLRQALCPTGNRRMSANPVANGGMLQKPLRMPDFRDYALGVDHPAETLSASISNMARFLRDIISLNPNNFRLFGPDETESNKLGTVYEVAQKVWMGEYFPEDLNGGNLATEGRVMEMLSEHTCEGWLEGYLLSGRHGLLNSYEPFIHVIDSMVNQHCKWLEKSLEVSWRHPIPSLNILLTAVVWRQDHNGFTHQDPGFLDVVANKSPEVVRIYLPPDGNCLLSVTDHCLRSRNYVNVIVADKQPHLQFLSMADAIVHCTKGIGIWPGFSSCPAGSAPDVVMASCGDISTQESLAAISLLLDHFPALKIRCVNVVDLFKLISHEEHPHGLTNAEYEAIFTGDKPVVFNFHSYPWLVYRLIHGRKNAEGVVVRGYKEKGNIDTPLELAIRNGTDRFSLAMEAIDRLSEAGGVLEGRGGEARELLRNEQVRCQMRAFEEGVDPVEVTGWVWPSERRGLWSERKH, via the coding sequence ATGGGCGAACAACAAAGCACAAGCTCagaacaaccaccaccaccgccacaacCCAAGTCCATCAGCCCCTATGGCCCCGCCAGGTCAACCGTACAGGGCGCTCCCCTCACaaaagaggaggttgagcaaTACAATGACTTCTTCAAGGCGTCACTGTACCTCTCCCTGGGGATGATCTACCTCCGCTCCAACCcgctcctcaccacccccctcgacAAATCACACTTCAAGGCCCGCTTGCTGGGCCACTTTGGCTCCGCCCCAGGCCAGATCTTCACCTACATGCACTTCAACCGTCTCATCAAGAAGTACGACCTTGACGCGATCTTCATTTCCGGCCCAGGCCACGGTGCGCCTGCTGTTTTGTCACAGGCGTACCTCGAGGGGACGTACAGCGAGGTTTATCCCGAGTGTtcagaagacgaggagggccTCCGCAAGTTCTTCAAGCAGTTCTCTTTTCCCGGCGGGATTGGATCGCATGCCACGCCAGAGACACCGGGTAGTCTGCacgagggtggtgaactGGGGTACAGCATCAGCCATGCGTTCGGCGCCGTGTTTGACAACCCTGATTTGATTGCTGTGAcgatggtgggggatggcGAGGCGGAGACTGGGCCGTTGGCGACGAGTTGGCACTCGACCAAGTTCCTCAACCCGATTACCGACGGTGCTGTGCTGCCGATTCTGCACCTGAACGGGTACAagatcaacaaccccaccattcTCGCTCGGATCAGCCACGATGAGCTGGAGAGCTTGTTCAGAGGGTATGGCTACCAGCCTTACTTTGTCGAGGGCGACGATGTGGAAAGCATGCACCAAGCCATGGCCGCCACGCTCGAGCACTGCGTGCTCGAGATCAGAAAGTTTCAGCAACAGGCGAGGACGACAGGGAAGGCGTTCAGGCCGATGTGGCCGGTGGTGATTCTGAGAAGTCCAAAGGGTTGGACTGGGCCGAGGAAGATCAATGGCAGGCTGGACTACCTTGAGGGATACTGGCGCTCGCACCAGGTCCCTTTGACGGATGTGCACAAGAACCCGGAGCAGTTCGCCCTGCTGGAGAGCTGGATGAGGAGCTATGAGCCTGAACGGCTGTTTATCGCCAACGGGGGCAGGATTTCTTCCTCGCTTCGACAGGCGCTCTGTCCCACTGGCAACAGGCGCATGTCGGCCAATCCGGTCGCGAACGGGGGGATGCTTCAGAAACCGTTGAGGATGCCTGATTTTAGGGATTATGCTTTGGGGGTCGACCACCCGGCCGAGACGCTTTCCGCCTCCATTTCGAACATGGCGCGGTTCTTGAGGGATATCATCTCGCTCAACCCGAACAACTTTCGGCTCTTTGGTCCTGACGAGACGGAATCCAACAAGCTCGGCACCGTCTATGAAGTGGCCCAAAAAGTCTGGATGGGGGAGTATTTCCCCGAAGACCTCAACGGGGGCAATCTCGCGACAgaagggagggtgatggagatgttgTCCGAGCACACGTGTGAGGGTTGGCTAGAGGGTTACCTCTTGTCCGGGAGACACGGCCTGCTGAATTCCTACGAGCCGTTCATCCACGTCATTGACAGCATGGTCAACCAGCACTGCAAATGGCTCGAGAAGTCGCTCGAAGTTTCGTGGAGACACCCCATCCCGTCCCTCAACATTCTCCTCACCGCTGTTGTCTGGCGGCAGGACCACAACGGGTTCACGCATCAGGACCCGGGGTTCTTGGACGTGGTGGCGAACAAGAGcccggaggtggtgaggatttACTTGCCGCCTGATGGGAACTGTTTGCTGTCGGTGACGGATCACTGTCTCCGGTCGAGGAACTACGTCAATGTTATTGTGGCCGACAAGCAGCCGCATCTGCAGTTTTTGTCCATGGCTGATGCGATTGTTCATTGCACCAAGGGGATCGGGATCTGGCCTGGTTTCTCGTCCTGCCCGGCTGGCTCGGCACCGGATGTCGTCATGGCTTCCTGCGGCGACATCTCGACTCAGGaatccctcgccgccatctcgctcctccttgaccaTTTCCCCGCCCTCAAGATCCGCTGCGTCAACGTCGTCGACCTCTTCAAACTGATCAGCCATGAGGAACACCCCCACGGTTTGACCAACGCCGAGTACGAGGCGATTTTCACGGGGGACAAACCGGTGGTGTTCAACTTTCATAGCTATCCTTGGTTGGTCTACCGGCTGATTCATGGACGGAAGAATgcagagggggtggtggtgaggggttacaaggagaaggggaacaTCGACACGCCGTTGGAGTTGGCGATCAGAAATGGGACCGATAGGTTTTCTTTGGCGATGGAGGCTATTGATCGGTTGAGCGAGgctgggggggtgttggaggggaggggaggcgaGGCGAGGGAGTTGTTGAGGAACGAGCAGGTGAGGTGTCAGATGAGGgcttttgaggagggggttgatccGGTGGAGGTGACGGGGTGGGTGTGGCCTAGCGAGAGGCGAGGGCTCTGGAGTGAGCGGAAGCATTGA
- the gap1 gene encoding RasGAP protein (COG:T; EggNog:ENOG503NU3K): MTQKTLRDLKAKISSQSKKNFVLEKDVRYLDSRIALLIQNRMALEEQNEVASHLEDAAEMQEGVFPNDDKTQRYGNLLFLLQSEPRHIAHLCRLVSMSEIDSLLQTVMFTIYGNQYESREEHLLLTMFQFDNTPEYSSLLRANTPVSRMMTTYTRRGPGQSFLKAVLADRINGLIELKDLDLEINPLKVYERMIEQIEEDTGSLPASLPKGITAEQAAENPQVQAIIEPRLTMLTEIANGFLTTIIDGLEEAPYGIRWICKQIRSLTKRKYPDANDQVICTLIGGFFFLRFINPAIVTPKSYMLIDGTPADRPRRTLTYIAKMLQNLANKPSYAKEPYMAKLQPFVLQNKDRINKFMLDLCEVQDFYESLEMDNYVALSKKDLELSITLNEIYAMHSLIDKHKGEICKDANSHLSIIVNELGPAPSQVPRKENRVINLPLFSRWETAIDDLTAALDITQEEVFFMEAKSIFVQILRTIPAGSSVAKRPLRLERIADAAATSKNDAVMVRKGIRAMELLSQLQELKVVDKSDGFMLLRDEVEQELQHLGSLKEGVDLETKKLEEVYKTIRDHNSYLVGQLETYKNYLHNVRSQSEGTRRKQQKQQVLGPYKFTHQQLEKEGVIQKSNVPDNRRANIYFNFTSPLPGTFVISLHYKGRNRGLLELDLKLDDLLEMQKDNQDDLDLEYVQFNVPKVLALLNKRFARKKGW; this comes from the exons ATGA CGCAAAAGACATTGCGAGACCTGAAGGCCAAGATCTCGTCGCAGTCAAAGAAGAACTTTGTGCTCGAAAAAGATGTTCGGTACCTCGACTCGCGCATCGCCCTGCTGATTCAGAATCGcatggcgttggaggag CAAAACGAAGTCGCTAGTCACCTCGAAGATGCCGCCGAAATGCAGGAGGGAGTCTtccccaacgacgacaagaCCCAAAGATACGGAAACCTGCTGTTCCTCCTGCAGTCCGAACCCAGACACATTGCGCACCTCTGTCGACTCGTCTCCATGTCCGAGATCGACTCTCTGCTGCAGACAGTCATGTTCACCATCTACGGAAACCAGTACGAAAGTCGCGAAGAGCACCTGCTGCTCACCATGTTTCAG TTCGACAACACGCCCGAGTACTCGTCGCTCTTGCGCGCCAACACCCCTGTTTCACGAATGATGACGACTTACACCAGAAGAGGTCCCGGCCAGAGCTTTCTCAAGGCAGTGCTTGCTGACAGGATTAATGGCCTGATTGAGTTGAAGGACTTGGATTTGGAAATTAACCCGCTCAAGGTTTACGAACGCATGATTGAACAGATTGAAGAAGACACGGGCAGTCTTCCGGCTTCGCTGCCAAAGGGCATCACGGCCGAACAGGCCGCCGAGAACCCCCAGGTTCAAGCCATCATCGAGCCGCGCCTGACCATGCTGACTGAGATTGCCAACGGATTCTtgaccaccatcatcgacgGCCTCGAGGAAGCGCCCTACGGAATCCGCTGGATCTGCAAGCAGATTCGCAGCTTGACCAAGAGAAAATACCCAGACGCCAACGACCAGGTCATTTGCACCTTGATTGgtggcttcttctttttgcgcttcatcaaccccgccatcgtcACGCCCAAGTCGTACATGCTGATCGACGGCACCCCGGCCGACCGCCCCAGGAGGACGCTCACCTACATCGCCAAGATGCTGCAAAACCTGGCCAACAAGCCATCATACGCAAAGGAACCCTACATGGCCAAGTTGCAGCCGTTTGTCCTGCAAAACAAGGACCGGATCAACAAGTTTATGCTGGACCTGTGCGAAGTGCAAGACTTCTACGAGAGCCTCGAGATGGATAATTATGTCGCCTTGTCCAAGAAAGACCTGGAGCTGTCGATTACCCTGAACGAGATCTACGCCATGCACTCGCTGATTGACAAGCACAAGGGGGAGATTTGCAAGGACGCGAATTCTCACTTGTCCATTATCGTGAATGAGCTGGGCCCCGCGCCGTCGCAGGtgccgaggaaggagaacAGGGTGATCAACCTGCCGCTGTTCAGCAGGTGGGAGACGGCGATTGATGACCTGACGGCCGCGTTGGACATCACTCAAGAGGAGGTGTTTTTCATGGAAGCCAAGTCGATCTTTGTGCAGATTTTGAGGACGATCCCGGCCGGATCCTCGGTGGCTAAGAGGCCGTTGAGGCTGGAGAGGATTGCGGATGCGGCAGCAACGAGCAAGAACGATGCGGTCATGGTGCGTAAGGGCATCAGGGCGATGGAGCTGTTGAGTCAGCTGCAGGAgctgaaggtggtggacaagAGCGACGGGTTCATGCTGTTGCGCGATGAAGTCGAACAGGAGCTGCAGCATCTGGGGAGCCTgaaggagggtgttgatctcgaaaccaagaagctggaggaggtgtacAAAACGATTAGGGATCACAACTCGTACCTCGTCGGCCAGCTCGAAACATACAAGAACTACCTGCACAACGTCAGGAGTCAGAGCGAAGGCACGCGACGAAaacagcagaagcagcaggttCTCGGACCCTACAAGTTCACACACCAGCAGCTCGAAAAGGAGGGTGTCATCCAGAAGAGCAACGTTCCGGACAATAGGAGGGCGAACATCTACTTTAACTTTACGAGCCCGCTGCCAGGAACCTTTGTCATCTCGCTTCACTACAAGGGGCGGAATAGAGGTCTGCTGGAGCTTGATTTGAAGCTGGATGACTTGCTGGAGATGCAAAAGGATAACCAGGACGATTTGGATCTCGAGTATGTCCAGTTTAATGTGCCAAAGGTGCTGGCCTTGTTGAACAAGAGGTttgcgaggaagaaggggtggtAG
- a CDS encoding hypothetical protein (EggNog:ENOG503NYNF; COG:S) — MTADSLDQSAARGTSHTLTGGSSNNTTLDSPLFHPEKESRSHPSRPSSRHSHLTTTSSDSSNGDPLSPLEHALGRTTSIPQTDAIYQQDADNNNNNHLTHTRTGRTSITSAASRPPDYEVTISTDDPEHPMNWPFWYRTYTIITVSYSTWVVVLYSTSYTATLPKIMDEFDITSKPIATLGLTTYLLGLAAGSVIVAPMSELYGRRPVYLVCLAAFIVLIIPCGLADSLSEMVIVRFFGALFGSAMISNSPGTVVDISSDKYLALCMSLWSIAPLNGPVTGPLIGGFVNDYLGWRWGNWLAIILSGIAFVLTFFVRESYLPTLIKQKAARRRKETGDENWWCKYDQRSVSTWGLLKLNLSRPFVLAVTEPILWCFNIWISVIYGILYLCFIAYPIIFTQHRGWSPSLTGLSFLGIGLGTLLSIFLEPLWRKMINSSPKRDPLNPSRPAPEATALIMCVGAVLTPIGQLVFSWTSLPASIHPSISLLFGSVPFGMGNTLSFIYGSNYLAGAYGIYAASALAGNAVMRSVFGAALPLAGPAMYKAMSPQWAGTFLGGLEVMLVPIPFLFYKWGERIRGKSRVIRLMREERDREEKTAERRRKRAARRAARGGRDVEGEEGEGEKTEVEEGKGRGREMGV; from the exons ATGACAGCCGACTCGCTCGACCAGAGCGCTGCCCGCGGGACCTCCCACACACTTACCGGCGGCTCATCCAATAACACGACATTGGACAGCCCCCTATTCCACCCAGAAAAGGAGTCCCGCTCTCACCCCTCGCGGCCCTCCTCCCGTCActctcacctcaccaccacctcttcagATTCCTCCAACGGCGACCCCCTATCCCCCCTCGAACACGCCCTCGGCCGAACCACATCCATCCCCCAAACCGACGCCATCTACCAACAAGAtgccgacaacaacaacaacaaccacctcacccacaCCCGCACCGGCCgcacctccatcacctccgccgcctcccgccCCCCAGACTACGAAGTCACCATCTCCACGGACGACCCCGAGCACCCCATGAACTGGCCCTTTTGGTACAGGACCTACACCATCATCACGGTCTCCTACTCCACCTGGGTTGTAGTGCTCTACTCAACCTCCTACACAgccaccctcccaaaaataATGGACGAATTCGACATCACCTCCAAACCCATCGCCACCCTGGGCCTGACAACCTACCTCCTAGGCCTAGCAGCCGGCTCGGTGATCGTAGCCCCCATGTCGGAGCTCTACGGCCGCAGACCAGTCTACCTCGTCTGCCTCGCCGCGTTTATtgttctcatcatcccctgCGGATTAGCCGACTCGCTGTCAGAGATGGTGATAGTCCGTTTCTTCGG CGCCCTCTTCGGCTCAGCCATGATCTCCAACTCTCCCGGAACAGTAGTCGACATCTCCTCAGACAAGTACCTCGCCCTCTGCATGTCACTATGGTCCATCGCCCCCCTCAACGGTCCGGTCACCGGCCCCCTGATCGGCGGCTTCGTCAACGACTACCTCggctggcggtggggaaACTGGTTggccatcatcctctccgGCATCGCTTTTGTCCTCACCTTTTTCGTCCGAGAATCCTACCTGCCCACGCTGATAAAGCAGAAAGCCgcgcggaggaggaaggagacgggggatgaGAACTGGTGGTGTAAATACGACCAGCGGTCTGTTTCAAcatgggggttgttgaagctgaATCTGTCCCGGCCGTTTGTGCTCGCGGTGACGGAGCCGATTTTGTGGTGTTTTAATATCTG GATATCCGTGATCTACGGCATCCTCTACCTCTGCTTCATCGCCtaccccatcatcttcacccaGCACCGCGGCTGGTCACCCTccctcaccggcctctccttcctcggcatcggcctcggcaccctcctctccatcttcctggAACCTTTGTGGCGGAAAATGATAAACTCCTCCCCTAAACGCGACCCCCTCAACCCGTCCCGCCCGGCACCAGAAGCCACAGCGTTGATCATGTGCGTCGGTGCCGTCCTCACCCCCATCGGCCAGCTCGTCTTCAGCTGGACCAGTCTCCCAGCCTCAATCCACCcttccatctccctcctgtTCGGCTCCGTCCCCTTCGGCATGGGCAACACGCTTTCGTTCATCTACGGGAGCAACTACCTCGCGGGAGCGTACGGGATATACGCCGCTTCCGCGCTGGCAGGGAACGCGGTGATGAGGTCAGTGTTTGGGGCTGCGCTGCCGCTGGCGGGGCCGGCGATGTACAAAGCCATGAGTCCGCAGTGGGCGGGGACGTTtctgggggggttggaggtgatgCTGGTGCCGATTCCGTTCTTGTTTTATAAgtggggggagaggattaGGGGGAAGTCGAGGGTGATCAGgctgatgagggaggagagggatagAGAGGAGAAAACGGCCgagaggaggcggaagagagcggcgaggagggcggcgaggggtgggagggatgttgaaggggaggagggggagggtgaaaagacagaagtggaggaggggaaaggacggggaagggagatgggggtttaG